A window of Cryptomeria japonica chromosome 3, Sugi_1.0, whole genome shotgun sequence contains these coding sequences:
- the LOC131049382 gene encoding wall-associated receptor kinase-like 2, translated as MNGSYTCSCAKGKGDGRTSCTEDSLLKPLLIGIFSSLLGGPVISGAIFWLVQKRKQVLLRRKYFLQNRGLLLHEYISSDRGRRKATIFSEAELVKATNNFSEDLQVGVGGFGNVYQGKLEEGRLVAIKQCKEVNDVLIDQFINEVIILSQIDHRNIIKLLGCCLETRIPLLVYEYVSNGTLSDHLYGKHEIKFLTWDMRLQIAIETAEALAYLHSAASVPIVHRDIKSANILLDSTNSAKLSDFGLSCLMPMDNSHLTTGVKGTLGYVDPHYYKTLQLTDKTDIYSFAVVMVELLTSMKPMSVGRAKEERILADLFLSRKSQGLLAELFDTRLLIKDHMESMTMVANLAEACLNEDVNKRPSMKEVVQELLLISGGKMRVTGGAHASVSQKDLKVMNEEERSGPVVLQGRSHQLKKTMTFNIKSRVSHSSPPSIISSIF; from the exons ATGAATGGTTCTTACACTTGCTCATGCGCGAAGGGAAAAGGTGATGGTAGAACCAGCTGCACAGAAGACAGCCTACTCAAACCCTTGCTTATAg GAATCTTTTCGTCGTTGCTAGGAGGACCAGTGATTTCAGGGGCCATATTTTGGTTAGTGCAGAAAAGGAAACAGGTGCTTCTGAGAAGAAAGTACTTTCTGCAAAACAGAGGCCTCCTTCTTCACGAATACATCTCTTCAGACAGAGGAAGGAGGAAAGCAACCATATTCTCAGAAGCAGAGCTTGTAAAGGCAACCAACAATTTCTCTGAAGATCTCCAGGTGGGAGTTGGAGGTTTTGGGAATGTTTACCAGGGAAAACTGGAAGAAGGCCGATTGGTAGCTATAAAGCAATGCAAAGAAGTTAATGATGTACTGATCGATCAATTCATCAATGAAGTTATAATTCTATCTCAGATTGATCACAGGAACATTATAAAACTATTGGGCTGCTGCTTGGAGACCCGAATTCCATTACTGGTGTATGAATATGTCTCCAACGGCACACTCTCAGATCATCTCTATGGAAAGCATGAGATCAAATTCTTGACATGGGATATGAGGTTACAAATTGCAATAGAGACTGCAGAAGCACTGGCTTATCTGCATTCTGCTGCTTCGGTTCCAATTGTACACAGAGATATTAAGTCTGCAAACATTTTACTCGATTCTACAAACTCTGCCAAGCTATCAGACTTTGGATTGTCCTGTCTAATGCCAATGGACAATTCCCATCTGACTACCGGTGTGAAGGGGACATTGGGGTATGTGGATCCACATTACTACAAGACTCTTCAGCTAACAGATAAAACAGACATTTACAGCTTTGCGGTTGTGATGGTGGAACTTTTAACCAGTATGAAGCCCATGTCTGTAGGCAGAGCAAAAGAGGAACGTATCTTGGCAGACTTATTCCTGTCTAGAAAAAGCCAAGGTCTCCTTGCTGAGTTATTTGACACTCGATTGTTGATAAAGGATCACATGGAGTCCATGACAATGGTTGCTAATTTAGCTGAAGCTTGTCTAAATGAGGATGTGAATAAGCGGCCCTCCATGAAAGAGGTTGTTCAAGAGCTCTTGCTGATTAGTGGTGGGAAGATGAGAGTTACAGGAGGAGCGCATGCTTCAGTAAGCCAGAAAgacttgaaagttatgaatgaaGAGGAGAGGTCTGGTCCTGTAGTTTTACAGGGAAGAAGTCATCAACTGAAAAAAACAATGACATTCAATATAAAAAGCAGGGTGTCTCATTCATCTCCTCCAAGCATCATATCTTCCATCttctaa